From a single Pseudophryne corroboree isolate aPseCor3 chromosome 6, aPseCor3.hap2, whole genome shotgun sequence genomic region:
- the C6H5orf24 gene encoding UPF0461 protein C5orf24 homolog isoform X1 codes for MFRRQDIPGMHVRELFTHTGLSDPFVLDAQNIKKMMRPVANSNVAFCAGGKSSCLGQESMRSVEPFGLYATQSKYSHTVSHKTISCQTQDTINEAHLQTTAGRDADTKSDLKKKKTLGRSGKRGRPSGTTKLAGYRTSTGRPLGTTKAAGFKTSPGRPLGTTKAAGYKVSPGRPPGSIKALSRLANLGYTSNNAAFPYPTALNRGLHSVVDTNIKHPVE; via the exons ATGTTCAGACGTCAGGACATACCCGGAATGCATGTACGTGAATTATTTACCCACACCGGTCTTTCCGATCCGTTTGTTCTGGATGCGCAAAATATCAAG aaaatgatGCGTCCGGTTGCCAACAGCAACGTGGCTTTCTGTGCAGGCGGCAAATCTTCCTGTCTCGGCCAAGAAAGCATGAGAAGTGTGGAGCCGTTCGGCTTGTATGCCACCCAGAGCAAATACAGCCATACTGTCAGCCACAAGACCATCTCCTGCCAGACACAAGACACCATAAACGAGGCACACTTGCAGACCACAGCCGGCAGGGACGCAGACACAAAAAGTGATTTAAAGAAAAAGAAGACGCTAGGCCGATCCGGCAAACGCGGCAGGCCATCTGGGACCACCAAATTGGCAGGTTACAGAACCAGCACTGGCAGACCTCTGGGGACCACCAAAGCTGCCGGCTTTAAGACAAGTCCTGGGAGACCATTGGGCACAACCAAAGCTGCCGGATACAAAGTCAGCCCAGGGAGACCTCCAGGTAGCataaaagctctgtcacggcttgcAAATCTAGGTTACACAAGTAACAATGCAGCTTTCCCTTACCCCACAGCACTTAACAGAGGACTCCATTCTGTTGTGGATACCAACATTAAACATCCCGTTGAGTAG
- the C6H5orf24 gene encoding UPF0461 protein C5orf24 homolog isoform X2: MFRRQDIPGMHKMMRPVANSNVAFCAGGKSSCLGQESMRSVEPFGLYATQSKYSHTVSHKTISCQTQDTINEAHLQTTAGRDADTKSDLKKKKTLGRSGKRGRPSGTTKLAGYRTSTGRPLGTTKAAGFKTSPGRPLGTTKAAGYKVSPGRPPGSIKALSRLANLGYTSNNAAFPYPTALNRGLHSVVDTNIKHPVE, encoded by the exons ATGTTCAGACGTCAGGACATACCCGGAATGCAT aaaatgatGCGTCCGGTTGCCAACAGCAACGTGGCTTTCTGTGCAGGCGGCAAATCTTCCTGTCTCGGCCAAGAAAGCATGAGAAGTGTGGAGCCGTTCGGCTTGTATGCCACCCAGAGCAAATACAGCCATACTGTCAGCCACAAGACCATCTCCTGCCAGACACAAGACACCATAAACGAGGCACACTTGCAGACCACAGCCGGCAGGGACGCAGACACAAAAAGTGATTTAAAGAAAAAGAAGACGCTAGGCCGATCCGGCAAACGCGGCAGGCCATCTGGGACCACCAAATTGGCAGGTTACAGAACCAGCACTGGCAGACCTCTGGGGACCACCAAAGCTGCCGGCTTTAAGACAAGTCCTGGGAGACCATTGGGCACAACCAAAGCTGCCGGATACAAAGTCAGCCCAGGGAGACCTCCAGGTAGCataaaagctctgtcacggcttgcAAATCTAGGTTACACAAGTAACAATGCAGCTTTCCCTTACCCCACAGCACTTAACAGAGGACTCCATTCTGTTGTGGATACCAACATTAAACATCCCGTTGAGTAG
- the C6H5orf24 gene encoding UPF0461 protein C5orf24 homolog isoform X3, with protein MFRRQDIPGMHVRELFTHTGLSDPFVLDAQNIKKMMRPVANSNVAFCAGGKSSCLGQESMRSVEPFGLYATQSKYSHTVSHKTISCQTQDTINEAHLQTTAGRDADTKSDLKKKKTLGRSGKRGRPSGTTKLAGYRTSTGRPLGTTKAAGFKTSPGRPLGTTKAAGYKVSPGRPPGKKQQAFMCSGDA; from the exons ATGTTCAGACGTCAGGACATACCCGGAATGCATGTACGTGAATTATTTACCCACACCGGTCTTTCCGATCCGTTTGTTCTGGATGCGCAAAATATCAAG aaaatgatGCGTCCGGTTGCCAACAGCAACGTGGCTTTCTGTGCAGGCGGCAAATCTTCCTGTCTCGGCCAAGAAAGCATGAGAAGTGTGGAGCCGTTCGGCTTGTATGCCACCCAGAGCAAATACAGCCATACTGTCAGCCACAAGACCATCTCCTGCCAGACACAAGACACCATAAACGAGGCACACTTGCAGACCACAGCCGGCAGGGACGCAGACACAAAAAGTGATTTAAAGAAAAAGAAGACGCTAGGCCGATCCGGCAAACGCGGCAGGCCATCTGGGACCACCAAATTGGCAGGTTACAGAACCAGCACTGGCAGACCTCTGGGGACCACCAAAGCTGCCGGCTTTAAGACAAGTCCTGGGAGACCATTGGGCACAACCAAAGCTGCCGGATACAAAGTCAGCCCAGGGAGACCTCCAG